One Coffea arabica cultivar ET-39 chromosome 5e, Coffea Arabica ET-39 HiFi, whole genome shotgun sequence DNA segment encodes these proteins:
- the LOC113708316 gene encoding uncharacterized protein isoform X2, with product MNSSELYAQNHDLKIREKKNERNKKNREKFAGLSVEQKEAHRRKNREAYHRRKMSKLLSKTLDPQSVQPTKQCNIKPFVRPSNTNNDNNGVLMPQLIQQHLHDTVGIYNKSTLPRTSDRNATGTLTSNLQLPGSKNQTNTDDRFCVSYPGSKLKSSLFCFSTYEEGNSSATNHKHICSDSAPPHDKAESFMCMNCFKFLPQNIEDASGNKRSRSGKTQKSHTRGEKVPDGIEALKCISSEPDILAPKPDCSYCEAKKLYSETPNFCCSAGQIVLQENKLQDILIELYTGHSAEALSFRTYVRTYNNMFAFTSFGVHYDRSLCRRTNGIYTFKVQGQTYHFIKDLIPHECRTVYLQLYFHDTEHELENRLATSENLTESAVKKIMHVMESNPYASFLRSLKNVPNLDSYQIVLKSHSENDQRVWNQPTASQIAALWVEGQESGEGYKRHIQIYTKEGKDHLVHYYYGCYDPLQYPLLFPFGETGWHPGIKRTAPHNPNKRKRYNRTANCTLASTDCKSAEELIAAEHQASHNPENNKEFVSMREYYAYKLQMREKYTPGILNTGRLLQQYVIDMYIKIESQRLDYYRSRQQLIRREELQGIMDSVISGHCQGSKIGQRVILPASFIGGPRDMRRRYVDAMALVQKFGKPDLFITMTCNPSWPEVKKHMLPTDEGHNRPDLLARVFHAKLDLLKDQLFKKQIFGAVAAYTYVVEFQKRGLPHTHFLIILEAASKLYSTESYDKIVSAEIPDITANQHLFRMVRKHMIHGPCGAQNPDNVCMQGNQKKRCRNNYPKSFAQTTFHGKNAYPTYRRRNDGQKITVRGHQLDNRWIVPHNRYLLAKFDCHINVEICSTVKAVKYIYKYIYKGHDRIHFRVNSDAPAQDNNSSQPLPIDEIKDFQSARWVCAVEAIWRVYRFNLSEIHPSVIHLQLHLQNCQSMSFTPDQDLRDVISNKYTKRTMLTEFFYMNSVDELAQDLKCTYKEFPEHFVWYPGRKKWEPRKQKDCIGRIVTAGIKEGERYFLRLLLTHVKGPKSFEDLKTVNGTYVNTFREAAILRGYFESDTSQEECLEEASSYQMPYILRRLFATLLVHFPPLNARKLWEKFEHCLSEDFIKIPDISTDETRYKVLEQINNFLESMGRDINSYALVPYPLNFNDLNKSTRDTIAETRITVLESDLQKIDLLNNDQKTAFDIITHAVFQKKHGCFFVDGPGGTGKTFLYRALLAEARSKGFIALATASCGVAASILPGGRTAHSRFNIPLDTTKNKNCRISKQSSSAELLQKASLIIWDEAPMINKGSIEAVDRLLQDLMDSNALFGSKVIVFGGDFRQVLPVVPKGTKSEFIDASIVNSYIWPHLHKLQLTENMRARDDPEFIEYLLRVGNGTEPTVNNDCIQIPPSMLIRYTNDEDSIKQLTTTVFPDLSIFSHHDFSAVNRAILTTKNEFVDQINQQLIHDMPGCIQEYISRDKCIEDSDQTIMEDFINALTPNGFPPHKLILKPNTPIMLLRNIDPPQGLCNGTRLICKSLKSNVIYATISCGEFTGKEVFLHRICFRIENDPESPVSFERIQFPIRPCFAMTINKAQGQTLDFVGIYLREPVFSHGQLYVAMSRAKNKSSIKILIKPAIFSTGEDSITHNVVYREVLDLANE from the exons ATGAATTCCTCTGAGTTATATGCACAAAATCATGATCTCAAAATTcgtgagaaaaaaaatgagcgaaataaaaaaaacagagaaaaattTGCTGGTCTTTCTGTCGAACAAAAGGAAGCTCAtcgaagaaaaaatagagaagcgTATCACAGAAGAAAGATGAGCAAACTGTTGTCCAAGACGCTTGATCCACAATCTGTACAACCTACCAAACAGTGCAACATCAAACCATTTGTCAGACCATCCAATAccaataatgataataatg GAGTGCTGATGCCACAGTTAATTCAGCAGCATCTTCATGACACAG TTGGAATATATAATAAAAGTACGCTTCCTCGAACATCTGATAGAAATGCCACTGGAACTCTTACTTCTAACCTTCAATTACCTGGCTCCAAGAATCAGACTAACACTG ATGATCGATTCTGTGTATCCTACCCTGGATCAAAGCTCAAAAGTAGTCTCTTCTGCTTTTCTACTTATGAAGAAG GTAATTCTTCAGCCACCAACCATAAGCATATATGCTCAGATAGTGCCCCACCGCATGACAAAG CTGAATCTTTCATGTGTATGAACTGCTTCAAATTTCTTCCCCAAAACATAGAAGATGCTTCAG GCAACAAACGTTCAAGGTCAGGAAAAACTCAGAAATCTCACACCAGAG GTGAAAAAGTTCCAGATGGAATTGAAGCACTGAAATGCATCAGCAGTGAACCAGACATACTGGCTCCCAAACCAGATTGCAGCTATTGCGAAGCAAAAAAACTTTATTCTGAAACACCAAATTTCTGCTGTTCTGCTGGTCAGATAGTTCTCCAAGAGAACAAACTTCAAGATATTCTGATAGAACTATATACTGGTCATTCTGCTGAAGCTCTTTCTTTCAGAACATATGTCAGAACATATAATAATATGTTTGCCTTCACTTCTTTCGGAGTACATTATGACAGATCCCTATGCAGAAGAACTAATGGTATCTACACATTCAAAGTCCAGGGACAAACCTATCACTTCATCAAGGATCTTATTCCACATGAGTGCAGGACTGTTTATTTGCAGCTATATTTTCATGATACAGAGCATGAGTTAGAAAACAGACTGGCTACATCAGAGAACCTAACAGAAAGTGCAGTGAAAAAAATTATGCATGTCATGGAATCGAATCCATATGCCTCTTTTCTCCGAAGCTTAAAAAATGTTCCGAATCTCGACTCATATCAAATCGTCTTAAAGTCTCATTCAGAAAATGACCAGAGGGTTTGGAATCAACCAACTGCATCTCAAATTGCAGCCTTGTGGGTAGAGGGCCAAGAATCTGGAGAAGGATACAAAAGGCATATCCAAATCTATACTAAAGAAGGCAAGGATCATCTGGTGCACTACTATTATGGATGCTATGATCCATTGCAGTATCCGCTGCTGTTTCCATTTGGAGAGACAGGATGGCATCCTGGTATAAAAAGAACAGCACCACATAAtccaaacaaaaggaaaagatacaACAGAACAGCCAACTGCACTCTTGCTTCTACTGATTGCAAATCTGCAGAAGAACTAATAGCAGCTGAACACCAAG CTTCTCACAATCCTGAAAACAATAAAGAGTTTGTATCTATGCGTGAGTATTACGCATACAAGTTGCAGATGCGAGAAAAATACACTCCAGGCATACTCAATACCGGCCGACTACTTCAACAATATGTCATCGATATGTACATCAAGATAGAATCTCAGAGACTTGATTATTACAGAAGCCGCCAACAGTTAATAAGAAGAGAGGAACTTCAAGGCATAATGGACAGTGTCATCTCAGGACATTGCCAAGGATCCAAAATAGGTCAGCGAGTTATTCTTCCAGCATCATTCATAGGTGGTCCTCGTGACATGAGAAGAAGATATGTTGATGCTATGGCTCTTGTGCAAAAATTCGGCAAACCAGATTTATTTATCACTATGACGTGCAATCCTTCATGGCCTGAGGTGAAAAAACACATGCTACCTACTGATGAAGGTCATAACAGACCAGACTTACTCGCTCGAGTTTTCCATGCTAAGCTTGATCTTTTGAAGGACCAACTCTTCAAGAAACAAATATTTGGAGCAGTAGCAGCTTATACCTATGTTGTTGAGTTTCAAAAACGTGGTCTACCGCATACTCATTTCCTCATAATCTTAGAGGCAGCTTCAAAACTTTATTCCACGGAATCCTATGATAAAATCGTGAGTGCAGAAATTCCAGATATAACAGCAAATCAACATTTATTCAGAATGGTTCGAAAGCACATGATCCACGGTCCTTGCGGAGCACAAAATCCAGATAATGTTTGTATGCAAGGAAATCAGAAGAAAAGATGCAGAAATAATTACCCAAAATCATTTGCTCAGACAACCTTTCATGGAAAGAATGCGTATCCTACTTATCGAAGGAGAAATGATGGACAGAAAATAACTGTTCGTGGCCATCAGCTTGATAACAGATGGATAGTTCCACACAACAGATACTTATTGGCAAAATTTGATTGCCACATAAATGTCGAAATCTGTTCCACTGTGAAAGCTgtcaaatatatatacaaatatatatacaagGGTCATGATAGGATTCATTTCAGAGTAAACTCAGATGCTCCTGCTCAAGACAATAATAGCTCCCAACCTCTTCCAATCGATGAAATAAAGGACTTCCAATCAGCTCGATGGGTGTGTGCAGTTGAAGCAATTTGGAGAGTGTACAGATTTAACCTCAGTGAGATCCACCCTTCTGTAATTCATCTCCAGCTCCATCTACAAAACTGTCAGTCCATGAGTTTCACACCTGATCAAGACCTACGAGATGTAATCAGCAACAAGTATACAAAAAGAACTATGTTAACTGAATTCTTTTACATGAATTCTGTGGATGAGTTAGCTCAGGATCTTAAGTGCACATACAAAGAATTCCCAGAGCACTTCGTTTGGTACCCCGGAAGAAAAAAATGGGAACCTAGAAAGCAAAAGGACTGTATTGGCAGAATTGTCACAGCAGGTATAAAAGAAGGAGAACGTTATTTTCTTCGACTACTTCTAACACATGTGAAAGGCCCCAAATCATTTGAAGACCTCAAGACAGTGAATGGAACATACGTAAACACATTCCGTGAAGCAGCAATTCTCAGAGGATACTTTGAATCAGATACATCGCAAGAAGAATGCCTCGAAGAAGCCAGTTCATATCAAATGCCATACATATTGAGAAGGCTGTTTGCAACTTTGCTGGTACACTTTCCTCCATTAAATGCTAGAAAGCTATGGGAGAAATTTGAACATTGTCTATCAGAAGATTTCATAAAAATACCAGATATATCAACTGATGAAACACGATACAAGGTTCTAGAACAGATAAACAATTTTCTTGAATCTATGGGAAGAGATATTAACTCATATGCCCTGGTTCCATATCCTTTAAATTTTAATGATCTCAACAAGAGCACGAGGGACACAATAGCAGAGACAAGAATCACTGTGCTAGAGTCTGATCTGCAAAAAATTGATCTATTAAACAATGATCAGAAAACTGCCTTTGATATAATCACTCATGCAGTCTTCCAAAAGAAACATGGATGCTTTTTTGTTGATGGTCCAGGTGGAACCGGAAAAACTTTCCTTTATCGAGCATTATTAGCTGAGGCAAGATCCAAAGGATTCATTGCGCTGGCTACAGCATCATGCGGAGTAGCAGCTTCAATATTGCCCGGTGGGAGAACAGCTCACTCAAGATTTAACATACCATTAGATACAACAAAAAATAAGAATTGCAGAATCAGCAAGCAAAGTTCGTCGGCAGAACTTCTGCAAAAAGCCAGTCTTATAATTTGGGATGAAGCTCCGATGATAAATAAAGGTTCAATAGAAGCTGTTGATAGATTACTCCAGGATCTAATGGACTCAAACGCCTTATTTGGATCTAAAGTGATCGTTTTCGGAGGAGATTTTCGACAGGTATTACCAGTTGTTCCTAAAGGAACAAAATCAGAATTCATTGATGCCAGCATAGTCAACTCATATATATGGCCACACCTTCATAAGCTTCAACTTACAGAAAACATGAGAGCAAGGGATGATCCAGAATTCATTGAATATTTGCTTCGTGTTGGAAATGGAACAGAGCCTACTGTCAACAACGACTGCATACAAATACCTCCATCAATGCTGATAAGATATACAAATGATGAAGATTCAATCAAACAGTTGACTACCACGGTATTCCCAGATTTGTCAATATTCTCTCATCATGATTTCTCAGCTGTAAATCGTGCTATACTCACAACAAAAAATGAGTTTGTTGATCAGATTAATCAGCAGCTCATACACGATATGCCTGGTTGCATTCAAGAATACATTAGCCGAGACAAATGTATTGAAGATTCTGACCAAACAATCATGGAGGACTTCATAAATGCCCTAACACCAAATGGATTTCCACCTCACAAATTGATTCTCAAGCCAAACACTCCAATTATGCTCCTCAGAAATATTGATCCGCCCCAAGGACTATGCAATGGAACAAGGCTCATCTGCAAATCCTTAAAGTCCAATGTCATATATGCTACAATAAGTTGTGGAGAATTCACTGGCAAGGAAGTCTTCCTTCACAGAATCTGCTTCAGAATAGAAAATGATCCAGAGTCGCCAGTATCTTTTGAAAGAATACAATTTCCTATTCGACCATGCTTCGCTATGACTATCAATAAAGCTCAAGGGCAGACTCTAGATTTTGTGGGAATATATTTACGTGAACCAGTTTTTTCACACGGCCAGTTATATGTAGCAATGTCAAGAGCTAAGaacaagagttcaataaaaattcTGATCAAACCAGCTATATTTAGCACTGGAGAAGACTCAATAACACATAATGTAGTATATAGAGAAGTATTAGATTTGGCAAATGAATAA
- the LOC113708316 gene encoding uncharacterized protein isoform X3: MNSSELYAQNHDLKIREKKNERNKKNREKFAGLSVEQKEAHRRKNREAYHRRKMSKLLSKTLDPQSVQPTKQCNIKPFVRPSNTNNDNNGVLMPQLIQQHLHDTVGIYNKSTLPRTSDRNATGTLTSNLQLPGSKNQTNTDDRFCVSYPGSKLKSSLFCFSTYEEGNSSATNHKHICSDSAPPHDKAESFMCMNCFKFLPQNIEDASELLAFATEYQMSQQCLKSIAKTHKGNKRSRSGKTQKSHTRGEKVPDGIEALKCISSEPDILAPKPDCSYCEAKKLYSETPNFCCSAGQIVLQENKLQDILIELYTGHSAEALSFRTYVRTYNNMFAFTSFGVHYDRSLCRRTNGIYTFKVQGQTYHFIKDLIPHECRTVYLQLYFHDTEHELENRLATSENLTESAVKKIMHVMESNPYASFLRSLKNVPNLDSYQIVLKSHSENDQRVWNQPTASQIAALWVEGQESGEGYKRHIQIYTKEGKDHLVHYYYGCYDPLQYPLLFPFGETGWHPGIKRTAPHNPNKRKRYNRTANCTLASTDCKSAEELIAAEHQASHNPENNKEFVSMREYYAYKLQMREKYTPGILNTGRLLQQYVIDMYIKIESQRLDYYRSRQQLIRREELQGIMDSVISGHCQGSKIGQRVILPASFIGGPRDMRRRYVDAMALVQKFGKPDLFITMTCNPSWPEVKKHMLPTDEGHNRPDLLARVFHAKLDLLKDQLFKKQIFGAVAAYTYVVEFQKRGLPHTHFLIILEAASKLYSTESYDKIVSAEIPDITANQHLFRMVRKHMIHGPCGAQNPDNVCMQGNQKKRCRNNYPKSFAQTTFHGKNAYPTYRRRNDGQKITVRGHQLDNRWIVPHNRYLLAKFDCHINVEICSTVKAVKYIYKYIYKGHDRIHFRVNSDAPAQDNNSSQPLPIDEIKDFQSARWVCAVEAIWRVYRFNLSEIHPSVIHLQLHLQNCQSMSFTPDQDLRDVISNKYTKRTMLTEFFYMNSVDELAQDLKCTYKEFPEHFVWYPGRKKWEPRKQKDCIGRIVTAGIKEGERYFLRLLLTHVKGPKSFEDLKTVNGTYVNTFREAAILRGYFESDTSQEECLEEASSYQMPYILRRLFATLLVHFPPLNARKLWEKFEHCLSEDFIKIPDISTDETRYKVLEQINNFLESMGRDINSYALVPYPLNFNDLNKSTRDTIAETRITVLESDLQKIDLLNNDQKTAFDIITHAVFQKKHGCFFVDGPGGTGKTFLYRALLAEARSKGFIALATASCGVAASILPGGRTAHSRFNIPLDTTKNKNCRISKQSSSAELLQKASLIIWDEAPMINKGSIEAVDRLLQDLMDSNALFGSKVIVFGGDFRQVLPVVPKGTKSEFIDASIVNSYIWPHLHKLQLTENMRARDDPEFIEYLLRVGNGTEPTVNNDCIQIPPSMLIRYTNDEDSIKQLTTTINQQLIHDMPGCIQEYISRDKCIEDSDQTIMEDFINALTPNGFPPHKLILKPNTPIMLLRNIDPPQGLCNGTRLICKSLKSNVIYATISCGEFTGKEVFLHRICFRIENDPESPVSFERIQFPIRPCFAMTINKAQGQTLDFVGIYLREPVFSHGQLYVAMSRAKNKSSIKILIKPAIFSTGEDSITHNVVYREVLDLANE; this comes from the exons ATGAATTCCTCTGAGTTATATGCACAAAATCATGATCTCAAAATTcgtgagaaaaaaaatgagcgaaataaaaaaaacagagaaaaattTGCTGGTCTTTCTGTCGAACAAAAGGAAGCTCAtcgaagaaaaaatagagaagcgTATCACAGAAGAAAGATGAGCAAACTGTTGTCCAAGACGCTTGATCCACAATCTGTACAACCTACCAAACAGTGCAACATCAAACCATTTGTCAGACCATCCAATAccaataatgataataatg GAGTGCTGATGCCACAGTTAATTCAGCAGCATCTTCATGACACAG TTGGAATATATAATAAAAGTACGCTTCCTCGAACATCTGATAGAAATGCCACTGGAACTCTTACTTCTAACCTTCAATTACCTGGCTCCAAGAATCAGACTAACACTG ATGATCGATTCTGTGTATCCTACCCTGGATCAAAGCTCAAAAGTAGTCTCTTCTGCTTTTCTACTTATGAAGAAG GTAATTCTTCAGCCACCAACCATAAGCATATATGCTCAGATAGTGCCCCACCGCATGACAAAG CTGAATCTTTCATGTGTATGAACTGCTTCAAATTTCTTCCCCAAAACATAGAAGATGCTTCAG AATTGTTAGCATTTGCAACAGAATATCAAATGAGCCAACAATGCTTAAAATCTATTGCTAAAACACATAAAG GCAACAAACGTTCAAGGTCAGGAAAAACTCAGAAATCTCACACCAGAG GTGAAAAAGTTCCAGATGGAATTGAAGCACTGAAATGCATCAGCAGTGAACCAGACATACTGGCTCCCAAACCAGATTGCAGCTATTGCGAAGCAAAAAAACTTTATTCTGAAACACCAAATTTCTGCTGTTCTGCTGGTCAGATAGTTCTCCAAGAGAACAAACTTCAAGATATTCTGATAGAACTATATACTGGTCATTCTGCTGAAGCTCTTTCTTTCAGAACATATGTCAGAACATATAATAATATGTTTGCCTTCACTTCTTTCGGAGTACATTATGACAGATCCCTATGCAGAAGAACTAATGGTATCTACACATTCAAAGTCCAGGGACAAACCTATCACTTCATCAAGGATCTTATTCCACATGAGTGCAGGACTGTTTATTTGCAGCTATATTTTCATGATACAGAGCATGAGTTAGAAAACAGACTGGCTACATCAGAGAACCTAACAGAAAGTGCAGTGAAAAAAATTATGCATGTCATGGAATCGAATCCATATGCCTCTTTTCTCCGAAGCTTAAAAAATGTTCCGAATCTCGACTCATATCAAATCGTCTTAAAGTCTCATTCAGAAAATGACCAGAGGGTTTGGAATCAACCAACTGCATCTCAAATTGCAGCCTTGTGGGTAGAGGGCCAAGAATCTGGAGAAGGATACAAAAGGCATATCCAAATCTATACTAAAGAAGGCAAGGATCATCTGGTGCACTACTATTATGGATGCTATGATCCATTGCAGTATCCGCTGCTGTTTCCATTTGGAGAGACAGGATGGCATCCTGGTATAAAAAGAACAGCACCACATAAtccaaacaaaaggaaaagatacaACAGAACAGCCAACTGCACTCTTGCTTCTACTGATTGCAAATCTGCAGAAGAACTAATAGCAGCTGAACACCAAG CTTCTCACAATCCTGAAAACAATAAAGAGTTTGTATCTATGCGTGAGTATTACGCATACAAGTTGCAGATGCGAGAAAAATACACTCCAGGCATACTCAATACCGGCCGACTACTTCAACAATATGTCATCGATATGTACATCAAGATAGAATCTCAGAGACTTGATTATTACAGAAGCCGCCAACAGTTAATAAGAAGAGAGGAACTTCAAGGCATAATGGACAGTGTCATCTCAGGACATTGCCAAGGATCCAAAATAGGTCAGCGAGTTATTCTTCCAGCATCATTCATAGGTGGTCCTCGTGACATGAGAAGAAGATATGTTGATGCTATGGCTCTTGTGCAAAAATTCGGCAAACCAGATTTATTTATCACTATGACGTGCAATCCTTCATGGCCTGAGGTGAAAAAACACATGCTACCTACTGATGAAGGTCATAACAGACCAGACTTACTCGCTCGAGTTTTCCATGCTAAGCTTGATCTTTTGAAGGACCAACTCTTCAAGAAACAAATATTTGGAGCAGTAGCAGCTTATACCTATGTTGTTGAGTTTCAAAAACGTGGTCTACCGCATACTCATTTCCTCATAATCTTAGAGGCAGCTTCAAAACTTTATTCCACGGAATCCTATGATAAAATCGTGAGTGCAGAAATTCCAGATATAACAGCAAATCAACATTTATTCAGAATGGTTCGAAAGCACATGATCCACGGTCCTTGCGGAGCACAAAATCCAGATAATGTTTGTATGCAAGGAAATCAGAAGAAAAGATGCAGAAATAATTACCCAAAATCATTTGCTCAGACAACCTTTCATGGAAAGAATGCGTATCCTACTTATCGAAGGAGAAATGATGGACAGAAAATAACTGTTCGTGGCCATCAGCTTGATAACAGATGGATAGTTCCACACAACAGATACTTATTGGCAAAATTTGATTGCCACATAAATGTCGAAATCTGTTCCACTGTGAAAGCTgtcaaatatatatacaaatatatatacaagGGTCATGATAGGATTCATTTCAGAGTAAACTCAGATGCTCCTGCTCAAGACAATAATAGCTCCCAACCTCTTCCAATCGATGAAATAAAGGACTTCCAATCAGCTCGATGGGTGTGTGCAGTTGAAGCAATTTGGAGAGTGTACAGATTTAACCTCAGTGAGATCCACCCTTCTGTAATTCATCTCCAGCTCCATCTACAAAACTGTCAGTCCATGAGTTTCACACCTGATCAAGACCTACGAGATGTAATCAGCAACAAGTATACAAAAAGAACTATGTTAACTGAATTCTTTTACATGAATTCTGTGGATGAGTTAGCTCAGGATCTTAAGTGCACATACAAAGAATTCCCAGAGCACTTCGTTTGGTACCCCGGAAGAAAAAAATGGGAACCTAGAAAGCAAAAGGACTGTATTGGCAGAATTGTCACAGCAGGTATAAAAGAAGGAGAACGTTATTTTCTTCGACTACTTCTAACACATGTGAAAGGCCCCAAATCATTTGAAGACCTCAAGACAGTGAATGGAACATACGTAAACACATTCCGTGAAGCAGCAATTCTCAGAGGATACTTTGAATCAGATACATCGCAAGAAGAATGCCTCGAAGAAGCCAGTTCATATCAAATGCCATACATATTGAGAAGGCTGTTTGCAACTTTGCTGGTACACTTTCCTCCATTAAATGCTAGAAAGCTATGGGAGAAATTTGAACATTGTCTATCAGAAGATTTCATAAAAATACCAGATATATCAACTGATGAAACACGATACAAGGTTCTAGAACAGATAAACAATTTTCTTGAATCTATGGGAAGAGATATTAACTCATATGCCCTGGTTCCATATCCTTTAAATTTTAATGATCTCAACAAGAGCACGAGGGACACAATAGCAGAGACAAGAATCACTGTGCTAGAGTCTGATCTGCAAAAAATTGATCTATTAAACAATGATCAGAAAACTGCCTTTGATATAATCACTCATGCAGTCTTCCAAAAGAAACATGGATGCTTTTTTGTTGATGGTCCAGGTGGAACCGGAAAAACTTTCCTTTATCGAGCATTATTAGCTGAGGCAAGATCCAAAGGATTCATTGCGCTGGCTACAGCATCATGCGGAGTAGCAGCTTCAATATTGCCCGGTGGGAGAACAGCTCACTCAAGATTTAACATACCATTAGATACAACAAAAAATAAGAATTGCAGAATCAGCAAGCAAAGTTCGTCGGCAGAACTTCTGCAAAAAGCCAGTCTTATAATTTGGGATGAAGCTCCGATGATAAATAAAGGTTCAATAGAAGCTGTTGATAGATTACTCCAGGATCTAATGGACTCAAACGCCTTATTTGGATCTAAAGTGATCGTTTTCGGAGGAGATTTTCGACAGGTATTACCAGTTGTTCCTAAAGGAACAAAATCAGAATTCATTGATGCCAGCATAGTCAACTCATATATATGGCCACACCTTCATAAGCTTCAACTTACAGAAAACATGAGAGCAAGGGATGATCCAGAATTCATTGAATATTTGCTTCGTGTTGGAAATGGAACAGAGCCTACTGTCAACAACGACTGCATACAAATACCTCCATCAATGCTGATAAGATATACAAATGATGAAGATTCAATCAAACAGTTGACTACCACG ATTAATCAGCAGCTCATACACGATATGCCTGGTTGCATTCAAGAATACATTAGCCGAGACAAATGTATTGAAGATTCTGACCAAACAATCATGGAGGACTTCATAAATGCCCTAACACCAAATGGATTTCCACCTCACAAATTGATTCTCAAGCCAAACACTCCAATTATGCTCCTCAGAAATATTGATCCGCCCCAAGGACTATGCAATGGAACAAGGCTCATCTGCAAATCCTTAAAGTCCAATGTCATATATGCTACAATAAGTTGTGGAGAATTCACTGGCAAGGAAGTCTTCCTTCACAGAATCTGCTTCAGAATAGAAAATGATCCAGAGTCGCCAGTATCTTTTGAAAGAATACAATTTCCTATTCGACCATGCTTCGCTATGACTATCAATAAAGCTCAAGGGCAGACTCTAGATTTTGTGGGAATATATTTACGTGAACCAGTTTTTTCACACGGCCAGTTATATGTAGCAATGTCAAGAGCTAAGaacaagagttcaataaaaattcTGATCAAACCAGCTATATTTAGCACTGGAGAAGACTCAATAACACATAATGTAGTATATAGAGAAGTATTAGATTTGGCAAATGAATAA